The DNA window attttaaaatataatttatttatacctcaaaactataaaatttaaaaataaatagtgATCAACCTAATATTATAGATGCatagtaaataaattaatatatttagaactaattatatctataaaatattaataaataatatttatgtgtaGAGAAATGTTTGGATGTAAATAAAGTTATTGCACactttaaaattgtttttttaatattgtagataaataaaacggtttatctattatatatgaccTATCTAGAAAATGGAATAATCCAAcgtattttatatgtattctaatttaaataaataatttcttttatatctattaaaaattgtgttAAAGGTTTCAATATGTAATATTGAATAGTaactaaaatatatatattaatgacATGTAAATGATGGGATAAAATGCCTTTTAATAATCCtactaatattatatttattagttCTCTGTATATTTACAGCATCTAATAATTAGAGTatctttattaaaaaatacaataaacttcatatatgtgtgaaaaaatataaatataagatatatacttatttaaattgataatataatattattatttcgtttattattaacaattatggcattttgcatatatatttatatatataactcaAAATACTTTAAACACATTTTAATTTAGTAATATTATTGCATTATTATTCTATAttagtttatattttaaaaatataatataagtttaattgtatataataattatatagagAAGACAAGCATATCACATATTATggtgtattatatatataaactaaTATGATGTTCCTTAGTCTGCCgattaaaacaatatacTCTTATAATGGACAAAAATGtggtaaatataatttttttaataaaaatgtttccCTTTATATTTCTGAATGTTATAATGCCtataaattatcattattttcattttaataataatttctttaatacatatttttgttaaatttttaaaattttattagtgCAAATTATTTGTTGATGTTGATAAGCTTTTTACCAAGGGAAGTGTCGATGAAACACTATTTAATGAcccatataaaaatttttgtcCTAAAGGAGGATGTAATACTAATTATGATAGACTTGGCGCCTTATGCGGTTATTTACTTGCAGAATTGCCAAAATTGAATAACAACCCCAAGGGGAGTGAAGATAATGCTAATCAGAATTAcgaattcatttttatgtgGCTAGCTGACAAATTTCTCAAGATAAGTCCTGACCGTTCCTTTAGTTTAAATGATTATTATGAGAAGGTTATAGTTAAACAAGgagaaaattttaattgttGGGAAAAATtggataataaaaaagattttAAGGATAGTAATCTTTCTATTAtgtctttattttatcagctatttatgaatatatgtaGTGCacttatgaaaaatgaaatatccAACTTCgaactaaaaaaatttaaggATATTGATTATgattattatcaaatatttgatttaattaataCACAGGTTTCTAATTGTGATCCATATGTTCAATTAttgattaattttaaaaaaacatatgatgaatataaaggcttagttattaataaaattccaaaaaatgaacacgataatatatattctttagcGTGTTCgccaataaataataatgatgacCAGCCAGAATTACTATTTGAAAGTAATGGGTGTAAACAATTGCACGAATTTTTTCAGCAAATTTTCCAAAAACATAAACCCAAAAAGCAACTGAGGCGATCAAAATATTCATCAAATGGTGAAGGAAAACATAAAGGATCTAAAAAAGACGCTCAGCAATCTACTAAAAAGGAAAACCAACCACTAGAATCTAAAGCATCTTATAGTTCACAAAAAAGTGATACACAAGCTCAAACAATCCCCAAATCATCACAAAAACTTCAAGAAGCGTCACCAAATAATAACCATGTTTCATCAAATGTGACAGGAGCACCAAAAGATATGGAAAATGTATCAGTAAATCATGTAAATAACCAAGAAATCGCAAAAACGAGATCAAGAAGGGGTCTATCATTACAACAAAATCACCAAACATCGAACCATAATGAATCATTATCTCAATTGTCCGAGAAAACTGTTGAAAACACCCCAGTAGAATCAAGTGATAAATTAGAAGATACTAGAAGTGAGCCAGCAAAAAGAATTAAACGGAATGTACCACAAGATAAACCACCGAATCAAGAAGGAAAtcctgaaaaaaaaacaccaAATTCCTCATCAGAACAATCACaagatatacaaaaatCTTCAGACTCCaataaagaattaaatattaagaaAGTTATAGATTGTTCTGtcgatttttttcaagCATGTAGTTCACTATTTAATGATACCGTTAATAAGATTGAAGGTCATATACACGATATGGTAATATCTAAGGTTGATGATATTATTGATAAAATTCCCAAATATCaacaaattatacaaaaagtATGTTCTTCAATTGGGCAAATTCAAATAGTAAATGACCACCAAAATGGATCTGAAAAATCACAAAACGAAAAAGTAGAACAACCAACAACACAAACCAATGAAGGAGCTGCAGGATGTTTGAATGATATGCCACCAATGCTAGTGGCTGAAACAGGGAATTATATAATGGGAttaaatggaaatataaacaaattgctgtcatttaattttgaaGGATATAAAGTATCTATTATGGCGCTCATGGCTGTTTCAATACCTATTGCTTTAGTAATTATGTATAAGGTAAATAGTAAGACAAttactaaataaaatatttaaaatatacataaatgtTACATAATTTgtgatatataaaaagaattaattatattttttactatttttacattagtatttatattatggaTGGGGAAAAACCtcgaagaagaaaaaaatggtaaaaaaaattataaattcacataatggaaaaagaaagataaagaaaattataaatccAATTGATGGGAAAAGGACATTGAAGACAGTTATAAATCCAAttgatggaaaaaatatttcaaatacAATTATAAG is part of the Plasmodium chabaudi chabaudi strain AS genome assembly, chromosome: 6 genome and encodes:
- a CDS encoding CIR protein gives rise to the protein MDKNVCKLFVDVDKLFTKGSVDETLFNDPYKNFCPKGGCNTNYDRLGALCGYLLAELPKLNNNPKGSEDNANQNYEFIFMWLADKFLKISPDRSFSLNDYYEKVIVKQGENFNCWEKLDNKKDFKDSNLSIMSLFYQLFMNICSALMKNEISNFELKKFKDIDYDYYQIFDLINTQVSNCDPYVQLLINFKKTYDEYKGLVINKIPKNEHDNIYSLACSPINNNDDQPELLFESNGCKQLHEFFQQIFQKHKPKKQLRRSKYSSNGEGKHKGSKKDAQQSTKKENQPLESKASYSSQKSDTQAQTIPKSSQKLQEASPNNNHVSSNVTGAPKDMENVSVNHVNNQEIAKTRSRRGLSLQQNHQTSNHNESLSQLSEKTVENTPVESSDKLEDTRSEPAKRIKRNVPQDKPPNQEGNPEKKTPNSSSEQSQDIQKSSDSNKELNIKKVIDCSVDFFQACSSLFNDTVNKIEGHIHDMVISKVDDIIDKIPKYQQIIQKVCSSIGQIQIVNDHQNGSEKSQNEKVEQPTTQTNEGAAGCLNDMPPMLVAETGNYIMGLNGNINKLLSFNFEGYKVSIMALMAVSIPIALVIMYKYLYYGWGKTSKKKKMVKKIINSHNGKRKIKKIINPIDGKRTLKTVINPIDGKNISNTIISLINVKRTLKTVISSIDEKNTENATISPNSEETNVKTTIDSDCEEKTTILIINSYDEKDVTIQSVKSSSPKTTSLKGYKHIFANPAPFINLFFLLIFFVYKRKYNFL